In one Aeromicrobium erythreum genomic region, the following are encoded:
- a CDS encoding SulP family inorganic anion transporter has translation MSSTAVPVHEPTTVRAALRSPRVLRTEVLAGLVVALALIPEAISFSIIAGVDPRVGLFASFTMAVAISFLGGRPAMISAATGAIALVIAPVMREHGYDYLIATVLLGGAIQVVLALVGVARLMRFVPRSVMVGFVNALAILIFQAQLTHLVDVPWLVYPMVAVGIAVIVGFPRVNAVVPAPLVAIIALTGFTLLASITVPDVGDQGTLPDSLPSWFLPDVPLTLDTLRIIAPYALAMAVVGLLESLLTAKLVDDITDTPSDKTREAVGQGAANVITGFFGGMGGCAMIGQTMINVKVSGARTRISTFLAGVFLLVLVVGFGDVVALIPMAALVAVMMMVSVGTFDWHSVRPATLRRMPRSETAVMLVTVLGTVLTHNLAIGVVVGVLAAMTLFARRVAHLTDVERTVSSDADGTTTATYRVTGQLFFASSNELYTRFDYADDPARVVVDLSDARVWDASTVAALDAITTKYARRGSNVDIVGLDPASAERHERLTGRLGGH, from the coding sequence ATGTCGTCCACCGCCGTCCCGGTCCACGAGCCGACCACCGTCCGCGCCGCCCTGCGCAGCCCCCGGGTCCTGCGCACCGAGGTACTCGCCGGGCTCGTGGTTGCGCTCGCGCTGATCCCGGAGGCGATCTCGTTCTCGATCATCGCCGGCGTCGACCCCCGCGTCGGGCTGTTCGCGTCGTTCACGATGGCCGTCGCGATCTCCTTCCTCGGGGGCCGTCCCGCGATGATCTCCGCCGCCACCGGCGCGATCGCCCTCGTCATCGCGCCGGTGATGCGGGAGCACGGCTACGACTACCTGATCGCCACCGTGCTCCTGGGCGGCGCGATCCAGGTGGTGCTGGCGCTCGTCGGCGTCGCCCGGCTCATGCGGTTCGTCCCGCGATCGGTCATGGTCGGGTTCGTCAACGCCCTTGCCATCCTCATCTTCCAAGCCCAGCTGACGCACCTCGTCGACGTGCCGTGGCTCGTCTACCCGATGGTGGCGGTCGGCATCGCCGTCATCGTCGGCTTCCCGCGCGTCAACGCCGTGGTCCCGGCACCCCTGGTCGCGATCATCGCGCTCACCGGCTTCACCCTGCTCGCGTCGATCACCGTGCCCGACGTCGGCGACCAGGGCACCCTCCCCGACAGCCTGCCGTCCTGGTTCCTCCCCGACGTCCCCCTGACGCTCGACACCCTCCGCATCATCGCGCCCTACGCCCTCGCGATGGCCGTCGTGGGTCTGCTCGAGTCGCTGCTCACCGCCAAGCTCGTCGACGACATCACCGACACCCCCTCCGACAAGACGCGCGAGGCGGTCGGCCAGGGAGCCGCCAACGTCATCACCGGCTTCTTCGGGGGTATGGGCGGCTGCGCCATGATCGGCCAGACGATGATCAACGTGAAGGTCTCGGGTGCGCGCACGCGGATCTCCACGTTCCTCGCGGGAGTGTTCCTGCTCGTGCTGGTCGTCGGGTTCGGCGACGTCGTCGCCCTCATCCCCATGGCCGCGCTCGTCGCCGTCATGATGATGGTGTCGGTCGGCACCTTCGACTGGCACTCCGTGCGTCCGGCCACGTTGCGACGCATGCCCCGCAGCGAGACGGCGGTCATGCTCGTCACCGTGCTCGGCACCGTGCTCACCCACAACCTGGCGATCGGCGTCGTCGTGGGCGTCCTGGCGGCCATGACGCTCTTCGCCCGCCGCGTCGCGCACCTGACCGACGTCGAGCGCACCGTCTCCAGCGACGCCGACGGCACCACGACCGCCACCTACCGTGTCACCGGGCAGCTGTTCTTCGCCTCGAGCAACGAGCTGTACACGCGGTTCGACTACGCCGACGACCCGGCGCGCGTCGTCGTCGACCTCTCGGACGCGCGGGTCTGGGACGCCTCGACGGTGGCCGCGCTCGACGCGATCACGACGAAGTACGCCCGGCGTGGCTCGAACGTCGACATCGTCGGGCTCGACCCGGCGAGCGCGGAGCGGCACGAGCGCCTGACCGGTCGGCTCGGTGGCCACTGA
- the arsB gene encoding ACR3 family arsenite efflux transporter has product MQQRLGTTSSSPAPPVERLSRLDRLLPVWIVLAMALGLLLGRTVEGLDSALEAVSVGSVSLPIAVGLLVMMYPVLAKVRYDETSRVTGDRRLLAASLVLNWVVGPALMFALAWLFLPDLPELRTGLVIVGLARCIAMVLIWNDLACGDREAAAVLVAVNSVFQVVAFGALGWFYLQVLPGWLGLETTSAEFSFTAITLSVVVFLGVPLLAGWATRTLGERARGRDWYESRFLPRLGPWALYGLLFTIVVLFALQGDAVASRPLDVARVALPLLVYFALTFALGMLLGRALRLGYAKSTTVAFTAAGNNFELAIAVAVGTFGVTSGQALAGVVGPLVEVPVLVGLVHVALWARRFYPSEESPR; this is encoded by the coding sequence GTGCAGCAGCGCCTCGGCACCACGTCGTCCAGCCCGGCACCCCCGGTGGAGCGGCTGTCGCGGCTCGACCGGCTGCTGCCCGTCTGGATCGTGCTGGCCATGGCGCTCGGGCTGCTCCTCGGCCGCACCGTCGAGGGGCTCGACTCCGCGCTCGAGGCGGTGTCGGTGGGCTCCGTGTCGCTGCCGATCGCGGTCGGGCTGCTCGTGATGATGTACCCGGTGCTCGCGAAGGTCCGCTACGACGAGACGTCGCGGGTCACCGGCGACCGGCGGCTCCTCGCCGCCTCGCTCGTCCTGAACTGGGTCGTCGGACCGGCCCTCATGTTCGCGCTCGCGTGGCTGTTCCTGCCCGACCTGCCGGAGCTGCGCACCGGGCTCGTGATCGTCGGCCTCGCGCGCTGCATCGCGATGGTGCTCATCTGGAACGACCTCGCCTGCGGCGACCGCGAGGCGGCCGCCGTGCTCGTCGCCGTCAACTCCGTCTTCCAGGTCGTCGCGTTCGGGGCGCTCGGCTGGTTCTACCTGCAGGTGCTGCCGGGCTGGCTCGGGCTCGAGACCACGTCGGCGGAGTTCTCGTTCACGGCGATCACCCTCAGCGTCGTGGTGTTCCTCGGCGTCCCGCTCCTCGCGGGCTGGGCCACCCGGACCCTCGGCGAGCGGGCGCGAGGTCGTGACTGGTACGAGTCGAGGTTCCTCCCGCGGCTCGGCCCCTGGGCGCTCTACGGCCTCCTGTTCACGATCGTGGTGCTGTTCGCGCTGCAGGGCGACGCGGTTGCGAGCCGGCCGCTCGACGTCGCACGCGTCGCGCTGCCGCTGCTCGTCTACTTCGCCCTGACGTTCGCGCTCGGGATGCTGCTCGGACGCGCGCTGCGCCTCGGGTACGCCAAGAGCACGACGGTCGCCTTCACCGCCGCGGGCAACAACTTCGAGCTCGCCATCGCAGTCGCCGTGGGCACGTTCGGGGTGACCTCAGGCCAGGCGCTCGCCGGCGTCGTCGGCCCGCTCGTCGAGGTCCCCGTCCTGGTGGGTCTCGTCCACGTCGCGCTCTGGGCGCGTCGCTTCTACCCCTCCGAGGAGTCCCCCCGATGA
- a CDS encoding arsenate reductase ArsC — MSRARPTVLFVCVHNAGRSQMAAGFLRELGGDDVEVLSAGSTPADQVNPVAVEAMAELGVDIAGQQPKVLTDDAVVAADVVVTMGCGDECPFYVGRRYEDWVLDDPAGQGIDAVRPIRDEIRTRVEELLASLR; from the coding sequence ATGAGCCGTGCCCGTCCCACCGTCCTGTTCGTCTGCGTGCACAACGCCGGACGCTCCCAGATGGCCGCCGGCTTCCTGCGCGAGCTCGGCGGCGACGACGTCGAGGTGCTCTCGGCCGGATCCACGCCGGCCGACCAGGTGAACCCCGTGGCCGTCGAGGCCATGGCCGAGCTCGGCGTCGACATCGCCGGCCAGCAGCCGAAGGTCCTCACCGACGACGCCGTCGTCGCGGCCGACGTCGTCGTGACCATGGGGTGCGGCGACGAGTGCCCCTTCTACGTCGGCAGGCGGTACGAGGACTGGGTGCTCGACGACCCCGCGGGCCAGGGCATCGACGCCGTGAGGCCGATCCGCGACGAGATCCGCACCCGTGTCGAGGAGCTCCTCGCCTCGCTGCGCTGA
- a CDS encoding S-methyl-5'-thioadenosine phosphorylase: protein MSTPDVAVIGGSGFYTFLEDPEQVDVDTPYGPPSAPVSIGQVGDRTVAFLPRHGADHRYPAHRVPYRANLWALRSLGVRQVLAPCAVGGLRPELGPGSFVVPDQLVDRTSGRLQTYYDTGAVHVSFADPYCERLRGHLLDGLADQQPTDGGAMVVIEGPRFSTRAESRWYADQGWAVVNMTGHPEAVLARELALCYATVALVTDHDAGVDDGAGGHGEAVSMEAVFQVFREHTDTLKSTLATVVGTLGERDCACGSSVDGMTLPFELP from the coding sequence ATGAGTACCCCCGACGTCGCCGTGATCGGCGGATCCGGCTTCTACACGTTCCTGGAGGACCCCGAGCAGGTCGACGTGGACACGCCCTACGGCCCGCCGTCGGCGCCCGTCTCGATCGGCCAGGTCGGGGACCGCACGGTCGCGTTCCTGCCGCGGCACGGCGCCGACCACCGCTATCCCGCACACCGGGTGCCGTACCGCGCGAACCTCTGGGCGCTGCGTTCCCTCGGCGTCCGTCAGGTGCTGGCGCCGTGCGCCGTCGGCGGGTTGAGGCCCGAGCTCGGTCCCGGCAGCTTCGTCGTGCCCGACCAGCTCGTCGACCGCACGAGCGGGCGCCTGCAGACCTACTACGACACCGGCGCCGTGCACGTCTCGTTCGCCGACCCCTACTGCGAGCGGCTGCGCGGCCACCTCCTCGACGGCCTCGCCGACCAGCAGCCCACCGACGGCGGCGCGATGGTCGTCATCGAGGGCCCGCGCTTCTCCACGCGCGCCGAGTCGCGCTGGTACGCCGACCAGGGCTGGGCGGTGGTCAACATGACCGGGCACCCCGAGGCGGTCCTGGCCCGGGAGCTGGCCCTCTGCTACGCCACCGTCGCGCTCGTCACCGACCACGACGCAGGCGTCGACGACGGTGCTGGTGGTCACGGCGAGGCCGTGAGCATGGAGGCCGTCTTCCAGGTGTTCCGCGAGCACACCGACACGCTCAAGTCGACGCTCGCGACGGTCGTCGGCACCCTCGGCGAGCGCGACTGCGCGTGCGGCTCGTCCGTCGACGGCATGACGCTGCCGTTCGAGCTGCCGTGA
- a CDS encoding NAD-dependent epimerase/dehydratase family protein translates to MRVLLTGAAGFIGSRIDLRLAERGHEVVRLDAYLPMAHGPGARDAAPADVHLLDLRDATEAQLDAVLGGIDVVCHQAAMVGNGVDAQDLPDYAAHNDLGTARLLAAMARVGVDRLVLASSMVVYGDGRYDCPEHGDVPPAVRREDDLAAGRFDPRCPVCGGDVTWRRVTEDAPIRPRTSYAASKIAQEYFADAWCTLQSGRAVALRYHNVYGPGMPADTPYSGVAAIFRSALERGEAPRVFEDGRQVRDFVHVDDVALANALAVETVAGHPVGVTPYNVASGRPFTIGDMARVLSRAVDGPEPVVTGDARVFDVRHVLASPDKAAEGLGFRAEIAPEDGIARLATDPLRRR, encoded by the coding sequence GTGAGGGTCCTGCTCACCGGCGCCGCCGGGTTCATCGGCTCGCGCATCGACCTGCGGCTCGCCGAGCGCGGGCACGAGGTGGTCCGTCTCGACGCCTACCTGCCGATGGCCCACGGACCGGGCGCCCGCGACGCGGCGCCGGCCGACGTGCACCTGCTCGACCTGCGCGACGCCACCGAGGCGCAGCTCGACGCCGTCCTCGGCGGCATCGACGTCGTGTGCCACCAGGCCGCGATGGTCGGCAACGGCGTCGACGCGCAGGACCTTCCCGACTACGCGGCGCACAACGACCTCGGCACCGCCCGGCTCCTCGCGGCGATGGCCCGCGTGGGGGTCGACCGGTTGGTGCTCGCGTCGTCGATGGTCGTCTACGGCGACGGCCGCTACGACTGCCCCGAGCACGGCGACGTGCCCCCCGCGGTGCGCCGGGAGGACGACCTGGCGGCCGGACGCTTCGACCCGCGCTGCCCCGTCTGCGGCGGCGACGTCACGTGGCGCCGGGTCACCGAGGACGCGCCGATCCGTCCGCGCACGTCGTACGCGGCCTCGAAGATCGCCCAGGAGTACTTCGCCGACGCGTGGTGCACGCTGCAGTCGGGCCGCGCGGTGGCCCTGCGATACCACAACGTGTACGGCCCGGGCATGCCCGCGGACACCCCCTACTCGGGCGTGGCGGCGATCTTCCGGTCGGCGCTGGAGCGCGGCGAGGCGCCGCGCGTCTTCGAGGACGGCCGGCAGGTGCGCGACTTCGTGCACGTCGACGACGTCGCGCTCGCGAACGCGCTGGCCGTCGAGACGGTGGCCGGGCACCCCGTGGGCGTCACGCCCTACAACGTCGCGTCGGGGCGGCCGTTCACGATCGGGGACATGGCGCGGGTGCTGTCCCGCGCGGTCGACGGCCCGGAGCCCGTGGTCACGGGCGACGCCCGCGTGTTCGACGTCCGGCACGTCCTCGCCTCGCCCGACAAGGCGGCCGAAGGTCTCGGGTTCCGGGCCGAGATCGCACCCGAGGACGGCATCGCCCGGCTGGCCACCGACCCGCTCCGGCGTCGCTGA
- a CDS encoding glycosyltransferase family 2 protein, with product MVDAGVTCDVVVPCRDEAAALPLVLADVPAGLRVVVVDNGSTDGTADVARSLGAVVVHESRPGYGAAVHAGVEAAEAEYVAVIDGDDSMRLADLLPMLDAVRTEGVTMAVGRRRPVARGVWPWHARAGTLALATWIRRSSGFGIHDLAPMRVCRRQDLLDLDVRDRRFGYPLELMVKASRAGWTVREVDVDYRPRAAGTRSKVSGSVKGTARVVQDFAKVLR from the coding sequence ATGGTCGATGCCGGTGTGACGTGCGACGTGGTGGTGCCGTGTCGCGACGAGGCAGCGGCCCTGCCGCTCGTCCTCGCCGACGTCCCCGCCGGTCTGCGGGTCGTCGTGGTCGACAACGGCTCCACCGACGGCACGGCCGACGTCGCCCGCTCGCTCGGCGCGGTCGTGGTGCACGAGTCCCGTCCCGGGTACGGCGCCGCGGTCCACGCCGGCGTGGAGGCCGCCGAGGCCGAGTACGTGGCCGTGATCGACGGCGACGACTCGATGCGGCTCGCCGACCTCCTGCCGATGCTCGACGCCGTGCGCACCGAGGGCGTCACCATGGCCGTGGGTCGACGTCGTCCCGTCGCCCGGGGCGTCTGGCCGTGGCACGCCCGCGCCGGCACGCTCGCGCTTGCCACGTGGATCCGACGCTCGAGCGGCTTCGGCATCCACGACCTCGCGCCCATGCGGGTCTGTCGTCGCCAGGACCTCCTCGACCTCGACGTGCGCGACCGTCGCTTCGGGTACCCGCTGGAACTCATGGTCAAGGCGTCCCGCGCAGGCTGGACGGTCCGCGAGGTCGACGTCGACTACCGACCGCGCGCGGCCGGCACGCGGTCGAAGGTGTCGGGGTCGGTCAAGGGCACCGCCCGGGTCGTCCAGGACTTCGCGAAGGTGCTCCGATGA
- a CDS encoding TIGR04282 family arsenosugar biosynthesis glycosyltransferase has translation MTPAPLEPPSTGPVLLVVAKAPVPGLAKTRLGRVVGPDAAADVAAAALLDTLDAVQAARAVTGWPVVVAMTGEVASAARADDVRAALERTIVVPQRGDDFGERLAHAHADAGVHGRGTVQIGMDTPQVAPDDLVTAGNAVVEGRQVLGPADDGGWWLLGLPDPRRADALRDVPMSRDDTGELTRAALGDVELLRALCDVDEWPDAQSVASDLPGSRFAAAVDRSTTAGAGA, from the coding sequence ATGACGCCCGCGCCGCTCGAGCCGCCGTCGACCGGCCCGGTGCTGCTCGTGGTCGCGAAGGCACCCGTGCCCGGCCTCGCCAAGACGCGGCTCGGCCGTGTGGTTGGGCCCGACGCCGCGGCCGACGTGGCCGCCGCCGCCCTGCTCGACACGCTCGACGCCGTCCAGGCCGCCCGTGCGGTCACGGGCTGGCCCGTCGTGGTGGCGATGACCGGCGAGGTCGCCAGCGCCGCCCGCGCGGACGACGTCCGCGCCGCCCTCGAGCGCACCATCGTCGTGCCCCAGCGCGGCGACGACTTCGGTGAGCGCCTCGCCCACGCCCACGCCGACGCGGGGGTGCACGGTCGGGGCACCGTGCAGATCGGCATGGACACCCCCCAGGTCGCCCCTGACGACCTCGTCACGGCCGGGAACGCCGTCGTCGAGGGACGTCAGGTGCTCGGTCCGGCCGACGACGGCGGCTGGTGGCTGCTCGGCCTGCCCGACCCGCGACGCGCCGACGCCCTGCGCGACGTGCCGATGTCGCGCGACGACACCGGCGAGCTGACCCGCGCGGCCCTCGGCGACGTCGAGCTGCTGCGCGCGCTGTGCGACGTCGACGAGTGGCCCGACGCGCAGTCGGTCGCCAGCGATCTCCCGGGGTCGCGGTTCGCCGCAGCGGTGGACCGGTCCACGACGGCAGGAGCAGGGGCATGA
- a CDS encoding class I SAM-dependent methyltransferase, whose protein sequence is MSLDDATFDAVFTSDDSRFVDDAGVEEHLAVQRWAADADDADHALFVDPCSGPTLDLGCGPGRLVHALLLRGVDALGVDTSRAALGLAKARGSVVLRRDLFDRLPGEGRWQHALLADGNIGIGGRPARLLRRVGELVAPGGSVLVEVRENGGILQESRRLLVDGRLGAPFEWAVVGLDAVSYLADRAHLVHTRTLQADGRWVAELHRPVRG, encoded by the coding sequence ATGAGCCTGGACGACGCCACGTTCGACGCAGTCTTCACGTCCGACGACTCGCGGTTCGTCGACGACGCCGGTGTCGAGGAGCACCTGGCGGTCCAACGGTGGGCGGCGGACGCCGACGATGCCGACCACGCCCTCTTCGTCGACCCCTGCTCGGGACCGACCCTCGACCTCGGCTGCGGCCCCGGGCGCCTCGTGCACGCCCTCCTGCTGCGCGGTGTCGACGCCCTGGGCGTCGACACGTCGCGCGCGGCGTTGGGCCTGGCGAAGGCGCGTGGTTCCGTCGTGCTCCGGCGCGACCTGTTCGACCGGCTGCCCGGCGAGGGCCGCTGGCAGCACGCGCTGCTCGCCGACGGCAACATCGGCATCGGCGGGCGACCGGCGCGGCTGCTGCGCCGGGTCGGCGAGCTCGTCGCGCCCGGCGGCTCGGTGCTCGTCGAGGTGCGCGAGAACGGCGGGATCCTGCAGGAGAGCCGACGGCTGCTGGTCGACGGTCGCCTCGGTGCGCCGTTCGAGTGGGCCGTCGTCGGCCTCGACGCCGTCAGCTACCTGGCCGACCGCGCCCACCTCGTCCACACCCGCACGTTGCAGGCCGACGGCCGCTGGGTGGCTGAGCTGCACCGACCGGTCCGAGGCTGA
- a CDS encoding molybdopterin-dependent oxidoreductase: MRLPRVEDFEARARGPRLTARVGTWLGVAFGICFLTGMWSHLQYDPPSWAPIGPRPASLYRWTQGLHVATGIACVPLLLVKLWSVFPRLFARPPAGVRRLALHALERGSIAVLVASALFQLVSGLLNVVQWYPWSFSFRPAHEAVAWIAIGSILVHVAVKLPVVRQAFGPEAEDDVVRSGAPGRRAVLATALGASAVATVLTVGQSVPWLRRVSVLAVRDGTGPQGLPINRTARAAGAVEAATDADFRLEVVHGDRSVTLSRADLAALPQRTHRLPIACVEGWSRSATWTGVAVRDLLELVGAPAASTVRVTSMQTRGAFARSELPAVFVEDHRTLLALELEGEPLDLDHGFPCRIIAPNRPGVLQTKWVRTLEVRA; the protein is encoded by the coding sequence GTGCGCCTGCCCCGGGTCGAGGACTTCGAGGCCCGCGCGCGGGGACCACGGCTCACGGCCCGCGTCGGCACCTGGCTCGGCGTGGCGTTCGGCATCTGCTTCCTCACCGGGATGTGGAGCCACCTGCAGTACGACCCGCCGTCCTGGGCCCCGATCGGGCCCCGGCCCGCGTCGCTCTACCGGTGGACGCAGGGTCTGCACGTCGCCACGGGGATCGCCTGCGTGCCGCTGCTGCTGGTGAAGCTGTGGTCGGTGTTCCCGCGGCTGTTCGCGCGACCGCCGGCCGGCGTCCGCCGCCTCGCGCTGCACGCCCTCGAGCGCGGCTCGATCGCCGTCCTCGTGGCCTCGGCCCTGTTCCAGCTGGTCAGCGGGCTGCTCAACGTCGTGCAGTGGTACCCGTGGTCGTTCTCGTTCCGCCCGGCGCACGAGGCCGTGGCCTGGATCGCGATCGGCAGCATCCTCGTGCACGTGGCGGTCAAGCTGCCGGTGGTCCGCCAGGCGTTCGGGCCCGAGGCGGAGGACGACGTCGTGCGCTCCGGTGCTCCCGGACGTCGCGCCGTGCTGGCGACCGCCCTCGGCGCGTCGGCGGTGGCGACCGTGCTCACCGTCGGGCAGAGCGTGCCGTGGCTGCGCCGCGTGTCGGTGCTCGCGGTGCGCGACGGGACGGGCCCGCAGGGGCTGCCGATCAACCGCACGGCCCGCGCCGCCGGCGCCGTCGAGGCCGCCACCGACGCCGACTTCCGGCTCGAGGTCGTGCACGGCGACCGCAGCGTCACGCTGAGCCGGGCCGACCTCGCCGCCCTGCCGCAGCGCACGCACCGCCTGCCGATCGCCTGTGTGGAGGGCTGGAGCCGCAGCGCGACCTGGACGGGCGTGGCCGTGCGCGACCTGCTCGAGCTGGTCGGGGCGCCAGCGGCGTCGACGGTGCGGGTCACGTCGATGCAGACCCGCGGCGCCTTCGCGCGCAGCGAGCTGCCCGCCGTGTTCGTCGAGGACCACCGCACGCTGCTCGCGCTCGAGCTCGAGGGCGAGCCGCTCGACCTCGACCACGGCTTCCCGTGCCGCATCATCGCGCCCAACCGGCCCGGCGTGCTGCAGACCAAGTGGGTGCGGACGCTGGAGGTCCGCGCATGA
- the dcd gene encoding dCTP deaminase, translated as MLLSDRDILAEIDAGRVGLDPFERTMIQPSSIDVRLDKFFRVFDNHKYPHIDPAADQSDLTRPVEVAGDETFVLHPGEFVLGSTFELVTLPDDVAARLEGKSSLGRLGLLTHSTAGFIDPGFSGHVTLELANVATLPIKLYPGMKIGQLCFFRLTSAAEHPYGSAAYGSRYQGQRGPTASRSHANFHQTSI; from the coding sequence GTGCTGCTGAGCGACCGCGACATCCTGGCCGAGATCGACGCGGGACGGGTGGGCCTGGACCCGTTCGAGCGCACCATGATCCAGCCGTCGAGCATCGACGTGCGGCTCGACAAGTTCTTCCGCGTCTTCGACAACCACAAGTACCCGCACATCGACCCGGCGGCCGACCAGTCCGACCTGACGCGCCCGGTCGAGGTGGCCGGCGACGAGACCTTCGTGCTGCACCCCGGCGAGTTCGTCCTCGGGTCCACGTTCGAGCTCGTCACCCTGCCCGACGACGTCGCGGCGCGCCTGGAGGGCAAGTCGTCCCTCGGTCGCCTCGGGCTCCTCACGCACTCCACGGCCGGCTTCATCGACCCCGGCTTCTCCGGGCACGTGACGCTGGAGCTGGCCAACGTCGCCACGCTGCCGATCAAGCTCTACCCAGGCATGAAGATCGGCCAGCTCTGCTTCTTCCGGCTGACGTCCGCCGCGGAGCACCCCTACGGCTCCGCCGCGTACGGCTCCCGGTACCAGGGCCAGCGCGGCCCGACGGCGTCGCGGTCGCACGCCAACTTCCACCAGACGAGCATCTAG
- a CDS encoding pseudouridine-5'-phosphate glycosidase — translation MSLPLSISPEVSDALAAGRPVVALESTIISHGLPRPDNLAAARRFEQQLRDAGVVPATIAVLDGQLKAGLSDAELERIASEDVPKLSMRDLPVVLARGGSGATTVAATSFIADHAGVRVFATGGLGGVHRGADTSFDESNDLKALSEVPITVVSAGVKSVLDIGATLERLETLGVTVLGYGTDEFPSFWLRSSGEPLDWTVPDGQAVAGVMEAREQLELCTAIVVANPLPFDQQLDPDLHDRALAEALRRCEEKGIEGKEVTPFLLSTIVELTEGDSLAVNLRIVENNIRVAAEIATAWAEL, via the coding sequence ATGTCGCTACCCCTCTCCATCAGTCCCGAGGTCTCCGACGCCCTCGCCGCCGGCCGGCCGGTCGTGGCGCTGGAGTCGACGATCATCTCCCACGGCCTGCCCCGGCCGGACAACCTCGCCGCCGCGCGCCGCTTCGAGCAGCAGCTGCGCGACGCGGGCGTCGTGCCGGCGACCATCGCCGTGCTCGACGGGCAGCTCAAGGCCGGCCTGAGCGACGCCGAGCTCGAGCGGATCGCGTCCGAGGACGTGCCGAAGCTGAGCATGCGCGACCTCCCGGTCGTGCTGGCGCGGGGCGGCAGCGGCGCGACCACGGTCGCGGCCACGTCGTTCATCGCCGACCACGCAGGCGTGCGGGTCTTCGCGACCGGCGGCCTCGGTGGTGTGCACCGTGGTGCGGACACCTCCTTCGACGAGTCCAACGACCTGAAGGCGCTCTCGGAGGTGCCGATCACGGTCGTGTCCGCGGGCGTCAAGTCGGTGCTCGACATCGGCGCCACCCTCGAGCGGCTCGAGACCCTCGGCGTCACGGTGCTCGGCTACGGCACCGACGAGTTCCCGAGCTTCTGGCTGCGCTCGTCGGGCGAGCCGCTCGACTGGACGGTGCCCGACGGTCAGGCCGTCGCCGGGGTCATGGAGGCGCGCGAGCAGCTCGAGCTCTGCACGGCGATCGTCGTGGCGAACCCGCTGCCGTTCGACCAGCAGCTCGACCCCGACCTGCACGACCGCGCCCTCGCCGAGGCCCTGCGCCGCTGCGAGGAGAAGGGCATCGAGGGCAAGGAGGTGACGCCGTTCCTGCTCTCGACGATCGTCGAGCTCACCGAGGGCGACAGCCTCGCCGTCAACCTGCGCATCGTCGAGAACAACATCCGGGTCGCGGCCGAGATCGCCACCGCCTGGGCGGAGCTCTAG
- a CDS encoding carbohydrate kinase family protein, protein MTVLVVGDVVDDISVRPLTEVTPASDTPATIRMAPGGSAANVAAWLGELGVPTRFVGRVGADAVERHTAALAAHGVDARLAGDPDLPTATILLQLDDAGERTMFVDRGANGRLSPDDVGADVWDGVTWLHLTGYSFFDEGTRSTALGLVAQARARGAGVSVDPSTVSFLRACGGPTFLDWVDGADLAFPNLDEARVLVDARGPQIDLDHLATRFGGVVVTLGSMGAAFLGDVDGVERREQVTAPRTAVVDTTGAGDAFAAGFLACWLRPGPRDVRAALESGRAVAERCIAVRGARPRSST, encoded by the coding sequence GTGACGGTCCTCGTCGTCGGCGACGTGGTCGACGACATCAGCGTGCGACCGCTGACGGAGGTCACGCCCGCGAGCGACACCCCCGCGACCATCCGCATGGCGCCCGGCGGCTCGGCGGCCAACGTCGCAGCGTGGCTGGGCGAGCTGGGCGTGCCCACCCGCTTCGTCGGCCGGGTGGGTGCCGACGCCGTCGAGCGGCACACCGCGGCCCTCGCGGCACACGGAGTCGACGCCCGTCTGGCGGGCGACCCGGACCTGCCGACGGCGACCATCCTGCTGCAGCTCGACGACGCCGGCGAGCGGACCATGTTCGTCGACCGCGGCGCGAACGGTCGGCTCTCGCCCGACGACGTGGGCGCTGACGTGTGGGACGGCGTCACGTGGCTGCACCTCACCGGCTACTCGTTCTTCGACGAGGGCACCCGCTCGACGGCGCTCGGACTCGTCGCGCAGGCCAGGGCGCGCGGCGCCGGCGTCAGCGTCGACCCCAGCACGGTCTCCTTCCTGCGGGCGTGCGGCGGCCCGACCTTCCTCGACTGGGTCGACGGTGCCGACCTCGCGTTCCCGAACCTCGACGAGGCGCGGGTGCTCGTCGACGCGCGCGGGCCCCAGATCGACCTCGACCACCTCGCCACCCGCTTCGGCGGCGTCGTGGTGACGCTCGGGTCGATGGGCGCGGCCTTCCTCGGCGACGTCGACGGGGTGGAGCGCCGTGAGCAGGTGACGGCACCGCGGACCGCGGTGGTCGACACGACCGGCGCGGGCGACGCCTTCGCCGCCGGCTTCCTGGCGTGCTGGCTGCGGCCCGGTCCGCGGGACGTGCGGGCCGCGCTCGAGTCGGGTCGGGCGGTCGCCGAGCGGTGCATCGCCGTGCGCGGCGCGCGTCCCCGGTCTAGCACCTGA